A stretch of Vigna angularis cultivar LongXiaoDou No.4 chromosome 4, ASM1680809v1, whole genome shotgun sequence DNA encodes these proteins:
- the LOC108345227 gene encoding transcription factor bHLH47 isoform X2 — protein MMGSETSATVVEKLYNSQDLSRKRSCSNKQKQEKFPKRIRKAEREKEKREQLNELFLGLAATLDLKEQNNGKASILRESIRLLKDLFSQIESLKKDSVSLLSETHYVTMEKNEMVEENCVLKSQIEKLAGEIEARVVQCRHNLMNPFPEPEKITEFSGENLQLSSTEGAVQQGHAVLVVPISTNHGPHNVVEQIPKPKSTITKPHPRYPTQMDSWPLQLLAEQPTSN, from the exons ATGATGGGGTCTGAGACTTCAGCCACGGTTGTTGAAAAGCTCTACAATTCACAAGATTTATCAAGAAAGAG GTCTTGTtctaataaacaaaaacaagaaaaattccCTAAGAGAATTCGCAAGGctgaaagagagaaagagaagcgTGAACAGTTGAATGAACTCTTTCTTGGTCTTGCTGCTACACTCG ATCTTAAAGAACAGAACAATGGGAAAGCTTCTATATTGAGGGAATCCATCAGATTGCTGAAAGACTTGTTCAGTCAGATCGAGTCCTTGAAAAAGGACAGTGTATCTCTGTTGTCAGAGACTCATTAT GTGACCATGGAGAAAAATGAGATGGTGGAGGAGAATTGTGTTCTGAAAAGTCAAATTGAGAAACTTGCAGGTGAAATAGAAGCAAGAGTAGTCCAATGTAGACATAACCTGATGAATCCATTTCCAGAACCAGAAAAGATTACAGAGTTTTCTGGGGAGAATCTGCAATTGTCCAGCACAGAAGGAGCAGTGCAGCAAGGACATGCAGTTTTGGTTGTCCCCATAAGTACTAATCATGGCCCTCATAATGTTGTTGAGCAGATTCCAAAACCCAAATCCACTATTACTAAACCACATCCCAGGTATCCTACTCAAATGGATTCATGGCCACTGCAATTGCTTGCAGAGCAACCAACTTCAAATTAA
- the LOC108345227 gene encoding transcription factor bHLH47 isoform X1 — protein MMGSETSATVVEKLYNSQDLSRKRSCSNKQKQEKFPKRIRKAEREKEKREQLNELFLGLAATLVVTDLKEQNNGKASILRESIRLLKDLFSQIESLKKDSVSLLSETHYVTMEKNEMVEENCVLKSQIEKLAGEIEARVVQCRHNLMNPFPEPEKITEFSGENLQLSSTEGAVQQGHAVLVVPISTNHGPHNVVEQIPKPKSTITKPHPRYPTQMDSWPLQLLAEQPTSN, from the exons ATGATGGGGTCTGAGACTTCAGCCACGGTTGTTGAAAAGCTCTACAATTCACAAGATTTATCAAGAAAGAG GTCTTGTtctaataaacaaaaacaagaaaaattccCTAAGAGAATTCGCAAGGctgaaagagagaaagagaagcgTGAACAGTTGAATGAACTCTTTCTTGGTCTTGCTGCTACACTCG TGGTAACAGATCTTAAAGAACAGAACAATGGGAAAGCTTCTATATTGAGGGAATCCATCAGATTGCTGAAAGACTTGTTCAGTCAGATCGAGTCCTTGAAAAAGGACAGTGTATCTCTGTTGTCAGAGACTCATTAT GTGACCATGGAGAAAAATGAGATGGTGGAGGAGAATTGTGTTCTGAAAAGTCAAATTGAGAAACTTGCAGGTGAAATAGAAGCAAGAGTAGTCCAATGTAGACATAACCTGATGAATCCATTTCCAGAACCAGAAAAGATTACAGAGTTTTCTGGGGAGAATCTGCAATTGTCCAGCACAGAAGGAGCAGTGCAGCAAGGACATGCAGTTTTGGTTGTCCCCATAAGTACTAATCATGGCCCTCATAATGTTGTTGAGCAGATTCCAAAACCCAAATCCACTATTACTAAACCACATCCCAGGTATCCTACTCAAATGGATTCATGGCCACTGCAATTGCTTGCAGAGCAACCAACTTCAAATTAA